A region of Lycium barbarum isolate Lr01 chromosome 3, ASM1917538v2, whole genome shotgun sequence DNA encodes the following proteins:
- the LOC132632533 gene encoding GDSL esterase/lipase At3g48460, producing the protein MAFSSRVMIPLNITFIIFTITLIFSPSVVLSSSSTPNKFKKIYAFGDSYTDTGNTHSATGPSSFNYVSNPPYGNTFFHHPTNRYSDGRLVIDFVAESLSLPFLPPHLNQKADKTYGVNFAVAGSTAIRHRFFVKNNMTLNVTPQSLQTQLNWFNSFLESQGCENSTTTPKQCEAVFSDALVWVGEIGANDYAYSFSSTVSPSTVQRLATRSVTGFLQALLNKGAKYLLVQGLPPTGCLTLSMYLAPETDRDDMGCVGSANKQSNIHNSIIQAKLDSFRKHFPQAVIVYADYWNAYSTVVRGANKYGFKEVFKCCCGSGGGNLNLDVFNTCGSPSSSSCPDPSQYINWDGVHLTEAMYKTMAGLFLNGTYCKPPFSYLLAK; encoded by the exons ATGGCTTTTTCCTCCAGAGTAATGATCCCCTTGAATATCACCTTCATCATATTCACCATTACACTAATCTTTTCACCTTCAGTTGTACTCTCCTCTTCTTCCACTCCCAACAAATTCAAGAAAATCTATGCCTTTGGTGATTCCTACACAGACACAGGCAACACACACTCAGCCACTGGTCCTAGCTCTTTCAATTACGTATCCAATCCTCCTTATGGTAACACATTTTTCCACCACCCTACCAACAGATACTCTGACGGTCGATTAGTCATCGATTTCGTCGCTGAGTCACTGTCGTTGCCGTTTTTACCGCCTCATCTTAACCAAAAAGCGGATAAAACTTATGGTGTTAACTTTGCTGTAGCTGGTTCTACTGCTATAAGGCATAGATTTTTTGTGAAGAATAATATGACGCTGAATGTGACACCTCAATCTCTTCAAACGCAGCTTAATTGGTTTAATAGTTTTTTGGAGAGTCAAGGTTGTGAAAATTCTACAACAACGCCGAAGCAGTGTGAGGCGGTGTTTAGTGATGCTCTGGTTTGGGTAGGTGAAATTGGTGCTAATGATTATGCGTATAGCTTTTCATCTACTGTTTCACCTAGCACTGTTCAACGGCTTGCTACCAGAAGTGTCACTGGTTTCTTACAG GCATTACTGAACAAGGGAGCAAAATACCTTCTTGTTCAAGGTCTTCCTCCAACAGGTTGCTTAACACTATCCATGTATTTGGCACCTGAGACTGATAGAGATGATATGGGATGTGTGGGAAGTGCAAACAAGCAAAGCAACATCCACAACAGCATCATCCAAGCCAAATTAGATTCTTTCAGAAAACATTTTCCACAAGCTGTCATTGTTTATGCAGACTACTGGAATGCATACAGCACAGTAGTGAGAGGTGCAAACAAGTATGGTTTTAAGGAGGTGTTCAAATGTTGTTGTGGATCTGGTGGTGGAAATTTAAACTTAGACGTGTTCAATACTTGTGGTTCTCCTTCTTCAAGCTCTTGTCCGGACCCATCTCAGTACATTAATTGGGACGGTGTTCATCTCACTGAAGCCATGTACAAGACCATGGCTGGCTTGTTTCTTAATGGGACATACTGTAAACCCCCATTTAGTTACTTGCTAGCAAAATAG